GAGCGACGAGCGCGGCCTCTACAAAGAGAGCTGGGGCATGGCCTCGACCAAGGCCGTGCGCGGTCGCTTCGAGCGCCTCGACCCGTACGAGCTGGCCCGCAAGACGCTCTTCGCCGAGGGCATCTCGTCGTCGAAGATCTACCTCGACCCGCTGCGTCCCGGTGTCGAGGACCTCCTCGACATGATCACCTCGGGCGTCCGCAGTTCGTTCACCTACGCCGGGGCGACTTCCGTTCCCGAGTTCGCCGAGCGCGCGCTCGTCGGCGTCCAGTCCGCGGCCGGTTACGAAGAGGGCAAGGCGCTCCCCGTCAGCTGGTGAGACGGGGCCGGAGTCGCGCGGCGGGAATCGTCCGGGTGCCGTAAGATCGCCCGTCTATGGATGACCCTCCGTCTCAGACGACCGCACCCTCGCACCATCGCACGCCGCGCCTCCTGACCACGGGCCCTTCGGCCACCGAGCGGGGTGAGTCCGCCCGGTGAACGAGTGGATATTGCTCGCCTTCGGCCTGTTGCTCACCGTCGGCACCGGCCTCTTCGTGGCCAGCGAGTTCTCGCTGGTCAACCTCGACCGGTCCGACCTCGAGGCCCGTCAGTCCCGGGGTGAGAAGGGGCTCGCCCCGACAATCGGCGCTCTGCGCATCACGTCGACCCACCTGTCGAGCGCCCAGCTCGGCATCACGCTGACGACCCTGCTGACCGGCTACACGATGGAGCCCGCGATCTCGCGGCTCATCTCGCCGCCGCTCACCGCGGTCGGCGTGCCCGAGGGGGTCGTCGCGGTCGGTGCCCCGATCGTCTCGATCGTCGTCGCCACCCTGCTGTCGATGATCATCGGCGAGCTCGTGCCCAAGAACTTCGCGCTGGCGTTGCCCCTCAAGACGGCGAAGCTGGTCATCCCGTTCCAGGTGCTGTTCACCACGGTGTTCAAGCCCGCGGTGGCTTTGCTCAACAACACGGCCAACGCCGTGCTGCGCGCCATGGGCATCGAGCCGAAGGAAGAGCTGTCGGGTGCCCGCACGGCCGAAGAGCTCTCGTCGCTCGTGCGCCGCTCGGCGACCGAGGGCAGCCTCGACCGCGACACGGCGACCCTGCTCGCCCGCACGCTCGTCTTCAGCGACCACACCGCCTCCGACGTCATGACCCCGCGGCCCCGTCTGTCGACCGTCGCGCGCGGCGACTCGGCCGAGACCGTCCTCGAGTTGGCTCGACGCACCGGCTACTCGCGGTTCCCGGTGACCGACGACGGCATCGACGACGTCGTGGGCCTCGTCCACGTCAAGCAGGCCGTCTCGGTGCCGCGTGAGAAGCGGGCCGACGTGCCCGTCTCCGCGCTGCTGACCGATGCGGTCCGCGTGCCCGAGACGATGACCCTCGACAACCTGCTGAGCGAGGTGCGCGGTCGCGGCTACCAGATGGCCGTCGTCGTCGACGAGTACGGCGGGACCGCCGGGGTCGTCACACTCGAGGACCTCATCGAAGAGCTGGTCGGCGAGGTCAGCGACGAGCACGACCGCAGCCGGGTCGACGTCGTGCGATCGCGCAACTGGCTGACCTTCCCCGGTCTGCTGCGACCCGACGAGCTGCTCGAGCGTGCCTCGGTAAAGGTGCCCGAGGACGGCCCCTACGAGACCGTCGGCGGCTGGCTGATGAGCGAGCTCGGCCGCCTGCCCAAGGTCGGCGACGTGGTCGAGACCGACGACGGCGTGTTCCGCGTCGAACGGCTCGACGGGCGACGCATCGACCGCATCCGCTTCACGCCCACGCCCGACGACGTGCCCGAGGTCACGGCGACCGAGCCGGGCCGACGCGACGGCCGCGGACGCGACGATCGCGACCGGTCCGGTCGACGCGACCCGAAGGTGCGGCCCGAGAAGGCGCGATCCGAGAAGACGCTGCCCGAGAAGGCGCTGCCCGAGAAGGCGCGCACGGGCGTCGAGGACGACCGTCGCGCGGTCCGCACGAAAGAGGTGACCCGATGAGCAGCGACTGGTGGGGCATCGTCTGGCTCGTGGTGCTGCTGGCCGGCAACGCGTTCTTCGTGGCGGCCGAGTTCGCCGTGATCTCGGCTCGCCGGTCGCAGATCGAGCCCAAGGCCGAGGCCGGCAGCCGTGCGGCCAAGACCACGCTCTGGGCCATGGAGCACGCGACGATGATGCTCGCGACGACGCAGCTCGGCATCACGATCTGCTCGTTGCTGATCCTCAACGTGTCCGAGCCGTCGATCCACCACCTGCTCGAGGGGCCGCTCGGGTGGACCGGGCTCAGCCCCGAGCTGGTCAGCGTCGTCGGCTTCGTCATCACCCTCGTGCTCGTGTCGTTCTTGCACGTCGTGTTCGGCGAGATGGTGCCGAAGAACATCTCGTTCTCGCTGCCGGACCGTGCCGCCCTGCTGCTGGCCCCGCCCCTCGTCGCCATCGCCCGCGTGCTGCACGTGGTCGTGCTGGCCCTCAACCACTCGGCCAACGCCGTGCTGCGGGCCTTCAAGGTCGAGCCGAAGGACGAGGCGACCAGCGCCTACACGGTCGACGAGGTCGCGACCATCGTGGCCCAGTCGCAGCGCGAGGGCATGATCACCGACGCCACCGGCACGGTGCGCGCGGCGTTCGAGTTCACCGAGAAGACCGTCGCGCAGACGGCCGTCCCGATGGACGAGCTCGTCACCTTGCCCGAGGACGCCACGCCGCACGACGTCGAGCGGGCGGTCGCCCAGCGCGGCTTCTCGCGGTACGTGCTGGTCGACGACGGCGGCGACCCCACGGGGTACCTGCACCTCAAGGACGTGATCGACCTCGACGAGGACGAGTTCGCCGACCCGGTGCCGCCGAAGCGCATCCGCCAGCTGATCTCGATCTTCCAGGGCACCGAGCTCGAGGACGCCCTGGCGACGATGCGTCGCAGCGGGGTCCACGTCGCGCGGTCCTTCGACGAGACCGGCGCCACGCGCGGTGTGCTCTTCCTCGAGGACATCCTCGAAGAGCTGATCGGCGAGGTGCAGGACGCGACCCGGCGTCGCTGAGCGAGCCCGCGCGGACGACGCGACCCGCGCCTCCTGACCCCGAGAGGGTGAGGAGGCGCGGGTCGCGTCGTGCGGGACCGCCGCGGCCCCGGGCGGCTCAGCGCACGCGGAACGGTGCGCGCTGGTACTGCGGCGGCGTGTAGTCGAGCTCGACCCCGAGCTCGGCCGCGGCGCGCAGCGGGAAGTGCGGGTCGCGCAGGAACTCGCGCGCCATGAGCACGACGTCGGCGCGACCGCTGGCCACGACCTCGTTCGCCTGCTCGGCGCCGACGATGAGGCCGACGGCACCGGTCTCGACGCGGCCCTGGCGACGGACGTGCTCGGCGAAGCGCACCTGGTAGCCGAGGCCGACCGGGATGCTCACGCCGGCGACGAGGCCGCCGGTCGAGATGTCGAACAGGTCGGCGCCGGCCTCGTGCGCCCAGGCGGCGACGGTGGCGGTGTCGTCCTCGTTCCAGCCGCCGTCGGCCCAGTCGGTCGCCGAGAAGCGGACGAGCAGCGGGTACTCGTCGCCGACCTCGGCGCGGACGGCTGCGACGACCTCGAGCAGGAACCGCGCACGGTTCTCGAGCGACCCGCCGTACCGGTCGTCGCGCTCGTTGCTCAGCGGCGACAGGAACTGGTGCAGCAGGTAGCCGTGGGCGGCGTGCAGCTCGATCAGTTCGAAGCCGGCGTCGACCGAGCGGCGCGCGGCGACACGGAACGCCTCGACGAGGTCGCCCACCGCCTCGGTGGTCAGGGCGACGGGCTCGTCGTAACCCTCGAAGGCGACGGCCGACGGGGCGACGGTGGTCCAGCCGCCCTGTTCGGCGGGGACGGTGCCCTGCGTCTCGCTCCACGGGCGGAAGGTCGAGGCCTTGCGGCCCGCGTGGGCGAGCTGCACGCCGGGCACGGAGCCCTGCGAGCGGATGAAGGCCGTGATCGGGCGGAACGCCTCGACCTGCGCGTCGTTCCAGAGCCCGAGGTCCTGCGGCGAGATGCGGCCCTCGGGCGTGACCGACGTGGCCTCGGCGATGACCGCACCCGCGCCTCCTCGGGCGAGCGAGCCCAGGTGCACGAGGTGCCAGTCGGTGGGGACGCCGTCCTCGAGCTCGGCCGAGTACTGGCACATGGGGGCGACCCAGAGGCGGTTGCGGAAGGCCTGGCCGCGCAGGGTGATGGGGTCGAAGAGGCCGACGCTCGCGCCGGAGGGCGTCGCGGTGGCGTCGGGGGTGGTCGTGGGGACTGCGTCCGTCTGGGTCACGAGTGGGGTCATCGCCTTTCGGTGGGGAGGGCCGCGAGCTCGTCGACGAAGCGTCGGAGCGGCTCGGGCCCGGTGTAGAGGTGCCCGGTGATGCCGAGCGCCTGGGCGGCCTCGACGTTGTCGGACCTGTTGTCGATGAACACCGTGTCGGCGGCCGTTGTTCCGAGTTCGGACAGGACGTGCTCGAAGATCGAGGCCGATGGCTTGAGGTCGTCGAGTTCTGCGCTGACGAAGACGCGCTCGAACAGCTCGCCGAGGGGTGAGTGCCGGAACGGCGACGCGAAGTCGAGACCGGCGTTCGAGAGGACGGCCAGGCGCGTGCCGCCGTCGGCCAGGTCGGCGATGACGTCGAGGGTGCCGGGCTCGGGGACGAACCACGACGGGAAGTCGGCGGCCCAGAGCTCGTGCACGCGGGTGCGGGTCCAGGAGGCGCCGGTGTCGGCCTCGATCGCACGCCAGTACGCGCCGGAACCGAGGGTGCCGCGGTCGAGGGCGTGGCGGTGGCGGCCGTAGCTGGGCCAGAGCAC
This genomic interval from Frigoribacterium sp. Leaf415 contains the following:
- a CDS encoding hemolysin family protein, which produces MNEWILLAFGLLLTVGTGLFVASEFSLVNLDRSDLEARQSRGEKGLAPTIGALRITSTHLSSAQLGITLTTLLTGYTMEPAISRLISPPLTAVGVPEGVVAVGAPIVSIVVATLLSMIIGELVPKNFALALPLKTAKLVIPFQVLFTTVFKPAVALLNNTANAVLRAMGIEPKEELSGARTAEELSSLVRRSATEGSLDRDTATLLARTLVFSDHTASDVMTPRPRLSTVARGDSAETVLELARRTGYSRFPVTDDGIDDVVGLVHVKQAVSVPREKRADVPVSALLTDAVRVPETMTLDNLLSEVRGRGYQMAVVVDEYGGTAGVVTLEDLIEELVGEVSDEHDRSRVDVVRSRNWLTFPGLLRPDELLERASVKVPEDGPYETVGGWLMSELGRLPKVGDVVETDDGVFRVERLDGRRIDRIRFTPTPDDVPEVTATEPGRRDGRGRDDRDRSGRRDPKVRPEKARSEKTLPEKALPEKARTGVEDDRRAVRTKEVTR
- a CDS encoding hemolysin family protein, yielding MSSDWWGIVWLVVLLAGNAFFVAAEFAVISARRSQIEPKAEAGSRAAKTTLWAMEHATMMLATTQLGITICSLLILNVSEPSIHHLLEGPLGWTGLSPELVSVVGFVITLVLVSFLHVVFGEMVPKNISFSLPDRAALLLAPPLVAIARVLHVVVLALNHSANAVLRAFKVEPKDEATSAYTVDEVATIVAQSQREGMITDATGTVRAAFEFTEKTVAQTAVPMDELVTLPEDATPHDVERAVAQRGFSRYVLVDDGGDPTGYLHLKDVIDLDEDEFADPVPPKRIRQLISIFQGTELEDALATMRRSGVHVARSFDETGATRGVLFLEDILEELIGEVQDATRRR
- a CDS encoding NADH:flavin oxidoreductase/NADH oxidase; translation: MTLRGQAFRNRLWVAPMCQYSAELEDGVPTDWHLVHLGSLARGGAGAVIAEATSVTPEGRISPQDLGLWNDAQVEAFRPITAFIRSQGSVPGVQLAHAGRKASTFRPWSETQGTVPAEQGGWTTVAPSAVAFEGYDEPVALTTEAVGDLVEAFRVAARRSVDAGFELIELHAAHGYLLHQFLSPLSNERDDRYGGSLENRARFLLEVVAAVRAEVGDEYPLLVRFSATDWADGGWNEDDTATVAAWAHEAGADLFDISTGGLVAGVSIPVGLGYQVRFAEHVRRQGRVETGAVGLIVGAEQANEVVASGRADVVLMAREFLRDPHFPLRAAAELGVELDYTPPQYQRAPFRVR
- a CDS encoding HAD family hydrolase; its protein translation is MSISLPGRTVVFDYGEVIARFPDDASRRRIEELAGVDPGVLWPSYGRHRHALDRGTLGSGAYWRAIEADTGASWTRTRVHELWAADFPSWFVPEPGTLDVIADLADGGTRLAVLSNAGLDFASPFRHSPLGELFERVFVSAELDDLKPSASIFEHVLSELGTTAADTVFIDNRSDNVEAAQALGITGHLYTGPEPLRRFVDELAALPTERR